In one Anas platyrhynchos isolate ZD024472 breed Pekin duck chromosome 8, IASCAAS_PekinDuck_T2T, whole genome shotgun sequence genomic region, the following are encoded:
- the ZNF644 gene encoding zinc finger protein 644 isoform X3, producing MDDLEINTEVTGAKEEEEILCGDNFISEEEGGIPKSQESDTSFQKNNTLTLPGELSRDLSEKALSGGQTSLFIHTGAPTVSSENFILSRGTAVNGPVSHSTSTKTSIMNKGSVSLTTGQPVGHHTDSCSTLTVVQDLQLPAKSTTQKSNQHQVLFLLPDVAHAKNVTHSIKNLPTSASIGCDSQKSVGNSVDSTLVGQVEVCEDDKNLLVKDDCVDTLTGISSGTGGFRSTCDPSWDPQKEFIQFLMTNEETIEKSPIHCKVGLEKKRKRKMDVSKITRYTEDCFGDTGYIPSKSKLLSVDFLEQNEELQMVEPQQYSLNKVKPESTDEELEAVDAIQQLIYSPTGSCAEDASPVHTSTFLSNTLKNKCEQNDSESPSTFSTDEPSFYPCTKCNVNFREKKHLHRHMMYHLDGNSHFRHLNVPRPYACRECGRTFRDRNSLLKHMIIHQERRQKLMEEIRELKELQDEGRSARLQCPQCVFGTNCPKTFVQHAKTHEKDKRYYCCEECNFMAVTENELECHRGIAHGAVVKCSIIGSDMSQRKSQKKASMKDPYLGSSKKSATYMCKMCPFTTSARSILKKHMEYLHPTSCIDPFRSHLRLEKRKGSIIEESLDFGSRTKQLMKQSSTFPKNSVLKQDVKRSFGSTSQSSNFTKLHKRPYRIQKARKSVSQSSKLNSAEKKDSYETEDESSWDNVELCDYTTHSVEDESYSDINQEHVSLFPIFKGKIEDHEAVDKSSLSYEQNDGFYFEYYEDAEGSNFLRELHDPQNLENVGSALPKHNSVFHWTDLSLEKKSCPYCPATFETGVGLSNHVRGHLHRAGLSYEARHVVSPEQIATSDKMQHFKRTGTGTPVKRVRKAIEKSETSSEHTCQLCGGWFDTKIGLSNHVRGHLKRLGKTKWDAHKSPICVLNEMMQNEEKYEKILKALNSRRIIPRPFVAQKFASNDDFLSQNVIPLEAYHNGLKTEDTSVSASEEEGLSFLNECDETKAVLHDEKKNQSLTLIELLKNKRLGEERNPDISPQKIHNQTARKRFVQKCVLPLNEDSPLMYQPQKMDLTMQSAPFLHMFEFTNPKWEQNEPQ from the exons ATGGATGACTTAGAGATAAATACTGAAGTCACTGGTgctaaagaagaagaagaaattctgTGTGGTGATAATTTCATATCTGAGGAAGAAGGTGGCATTCCTAAATCACAAGAGAGTGACACGTCATTTCAGAAGAACAATACACTGACTCTGCCTGGGGAGCTATCAAGGGACTTATCTGAAAAAGCCTTAAGTGGAGGCCAGACTTCTCTATTTATACACACTGGTGCTCCTACTGTTTCTAGTGAAAACTTTATCTTGTCTAGAGGAACTGCTGTTAATGGACCAGTTTCACACTCCACCTCAACTAAGACTTCCATTATGAATAAAGGCAGTGTTTCATTAACCACTGGACAGCCTGTAGGTCATCATACAGATTCCTGCTCAACTTTGACAGTGGTTCAAGACCTTCAGCTGCCTGCAAAGAGTACAACACAAAAATCAAATCAGCaccaagttttatttttgttacctGATGTAGCGCATGCTAAGAACGTGACTCATTCCATTAAAAATCTACCTACCTCTGCTTCAATTGGTTGTGATTCACAGAAATCAGTAGGTAATAGTGTAGATAGCACTTTAGTAGGCCAAGTAGAAGTTTGTGAGGATGATAAAAATTTACTGGTAAAAGATGATTGTGTTGATACATTAACAGGCATTTCCTCAGGTACAGGTGGTTTCAGATCGACATGTGATCCCAGCTGGGATCCACAGAAAGAGTTTATACAGTTTCTTATGACAAATGAAGAAACAATAGAGAAGTCTCCAATTCACTGTAAAGTAggtttagaaaaaaagagaaaaagaaaaatggacgTTAGTAAAATAACACGCTatactgaagactgttttggtGATACAGGTTATATTCCTAGTAAATCAAAACTGCTAAGTGTTGACTTCTTAGAACAGAATGAAGAGCTACAAATGGTAGAACCACAACAATATTCATTGAATAAAGTAAAGCCTGAATCCACGGATGAAGAGCTGGAAGCTGTTGATGCTATCCAACAACTCATTTATAGTCCCACTGGTAGCTGTGCAGAAGATGCTTCTCCTGTTCACACTAGCACTTTTCTTtccaatactttaaaaaataaatgtgaacaGAATGATTCTGAATCACCATCTACTTTCAGTACCGATGAACCATCATTTTATCCCTGTACAAAGTGCAATGTGAAttttagggagaaaaaacatCTGCATAGGCATATGATGTACCATTTAGATGGGAACAGCCATTTCCGACATCTCAATGTCCCGCGGCCCTATGCATGTAGGGAATGTGGAAGGACATTTCGAGATCGTAATTCACTTCTTAAACATATGATAATTCACCAGGAAAGAAGGCAGAAACTGATGGAAGAAATCCGTGAGCTTAAAGAACTTCAGGATGAGGGTAGGAGTGCACGGTTACAGTGTCCCCAATGTGTATTTGGTACTAATTGTCCCAAAACATTTGTGCAGCATGCAAAGACCcatgaaaaagataaaagatactATTGCTGTGAGGAATGCAATTTCATGGCTGTGACAGAAAATGAACTTGAATGCCATCGAGGGATTGCTCATGGAGCAGTAGTCAAATGTTCCATTATTGGTAGTGACATGTCCCAGaggaaatcacagaaaaagGCATCCATGAAAGATCCATATTTAGGATCCTCAAAGAAGTCAGCAACATACATGTGTAAGATGTGTCCATTTACAACTTCGGCtagaagcattttaaaaaaacacatggaATACCTGCATCCAACATCTTGCATCGATCCCTTTCGTAGCCATCTTAGACTAGAAAAGAGGAAAGGCAGCATTATAGAAGAATCTTTAGATTTTGGTAGCAGGACAAAACAGTTGATGAAACAATCTTCTACATTTCCAAAGAACTCAGTTTTAAAACAGGATGTAAAAAGATCTTTTGGCTCTACTTCACAGTCCAGTAACTTCACCAAACTTCACAAGAGACCCTACAGGATACAGAAGGCCCGGAAAAGCGTTTCACAGTCATCT aaacttaactctgctgaaaaaaaagacagctatGAAACGGAGGATGAAAGTTCATGGGATAATGTTGAACTATGTGATTACACTACACACTCTGTGGAGGATGAATCTTACAGTGATATTAATCAGGAACATGTAAGCCTATTCCCTATATTCAAAGGTAAAATAGAAGATCATGAAGCTGTTGATAAATCTTCGCTTAGTTACGAGCAGAATGATggcttttattttgaatattatGAAGATGCTGAGGGTAGTAACTTCCTCCGTGAGCTGCATGATCCTCAGAATTTAGAAAATGTAGGATCAGCATTGCCAAAACATAATTCAGTTTTCCATTGGACTGATTTGTCGCTTGAAAAGAAGTCCTGCCCATACTGCCCAGCAACCTTTGAAACAGGTGTTGGATTGTCCAATCATGTCAGAGGGCATCTTCACAGAGCTGGATTGAGCTATGAAGCCCGTCATGTTGTTTCACCAGAACAGATAGCAACGAGTGacaaaatgcaacattttaaaagaactggAACAGGAACTCCTGTTAAGCGTGTTAGAAAAg caATTGAGAAATCTGAAACTTCCTCTGAGCATACGTGTCAGCTCTGTGGAGGCTGGTTTGATACTAAAATTGGATTATCAAATCATGTGCGCGGACACCTGAAGAGGCTTGGCAAAACCAAGTGGGATGCTCACAAGTCTCCGATCTGTGTTCTGAATGAGATGATGCAAAACGAAGAGAAGTATGAAAAAATTCTAAAGGCTTTGAATAGTCGCCGCATTATTCCCAGACCGTTTGTTGCTCAGAAATTTGCATCAAATGATGACTTCTTATCTCAGAATGTTATACCTCTTGAAGCATACCATAATGGCCTAAAGACTGAAGATACATCTGTGTCTGCATCGGAGGAAGAAGGGCTGAGTTTCCTAAATGAATGTGATGAAACAAAAGCAGTACtacatgatgaaaaaaaaaatcagtcacttACACTGATagaacttctgaaaaataaaaggttaggagaagaaaggaatcCTGATATTTCTCCTCAAAAGATTCATAATCAAACTGCGAGAAAGAGGTTTGTTCAGAAATGTGTTCTTCCATTAAATGAAGACAGTCCATTGATGTATCAGCCACAAAAAATGGACTTGACTATGCAGTCAG CTCCTTTTCTGCATATGTTTGAGTTTACCAATCCAAAGTGGGAACAAAATGAACCTCAGTAA